CCCCGCGATCGAAGGCCAGAAAAAGCGCTTCGATGGAGTCTCGGGCACCCAGCTCCGCCAAGGTTTGCGCGGCTGCGGCACGCACCGCGCCGTCGGGATCGGTCAAAGCACGGGCGACCTTCTCGGCCGCCCCTCTGGGCCGGCAGGTACCGATCGCGACCAGAGCCTTCTCCCGGATTTCCGGACGCCGGTGACGGGTGAGCTCGAACAGCACGGGTCCAGCCTGGGGCCGACCCAAGACCATGAGCGTGTCGACTGCAATTGCGAGCAGGCTCGCGGGCAAGCCGTCGCGGATGCGAGCGCTTAGCGGCGCGACCGCCGCCCTCGATCCCATGACACCCAAGGTCTCGATGCCGGCCTGGACCGTCTCGGGGTCCGAGGCGTGCAGCATGGCAGCCGCTTCATCGAAGCTCACCGGCGCCATCTTGGCGGCCGGCTGTGCGCTAGCGGAGCGTGACTGCCACATGGCAGCCAGCGCAAGCGTGCACGCCAGTACCGTTGCGGCGCTGCGCAGCCAGCGCTCTACCTCGTGCCCCCAAGGCGTCGGGTCACGCACCTTATGCGTCGCGTGCTCGTCCATGCCTCTAGCCACCCTGGGCACTCCAGGTGAAATCGCACCCGGACCCCATGCAGTCGCGCGTGGTACAGCCAAGCCTGCCCCTGCAGTCGAAGTCCTCTACTCCGCAGCCGCAGTCGCAGCGATCGTCCGCCCAAGCGATGGGCGGGCAGCTCCAACCCGCGGGTGGCTTCGCATCCACGCAATCGACGTCCAGCAGGCCTGAAGAGACACAGGTATCGCAGGCATCCTGTTGGCATCCCGCCTCGGCGCAACCACCTTGCCCGCAGTCGGGATCGATGCTGCTGCAGCCGCAGTTGCATGCGGGCGTCGTGCTCGGCATCCGGGTCGCCTCTGCGTAGAGCTGGTCGTCGCAATCCCACCACGTGCTGGCGGTGCCGCACACGACCTGGCGGCCTTGCTGGTTGGTGCAAGCGGAGCAGCCATCGGTGTCCTGGCAACCCGCCTGCGCGCAGCCCGCGCCGGCGCAGTCGGGGTCGGGGCTTCCGCAGCCACAGTCGCAGAAACCGTCCCCGTAGCGGATCAAGGGGCAGGCCCACGGCACGTTGTTCATGCCGCAAAGCACTTGCGTGGGGCCATCGATGAAGCAGCTTTCGCACGCGCTCGCATGGCAGCCCGGCGCCTGGCAGCCCTCGCCGGCGCAGTCCGGATCGGGGGCTCCGCAGCCGCAGTCGCAGTTGACCGGCGTGCTCTGGCCGCTTGCATGGCGTTCGTCGTAGAAGTGCTCCCTGCAGGTCCAGGCGTCAGGCACCCTGGAAGTGCGAAACTCGTCGAAGTCGTCAAGCCAGATGCAGGACGCTGCCGGAACAACGCCCAGCGTCACGAACACGAGAGCACCTACCAGGCGTGTGCGCGTTGCCTCCGAGCGTCCAAGGGTCGGTGGCGGCCGTGTCAAAAGGTCACCCTCAGGCTCGCGCCCACGAGCCCACCCGAGGCTGGCACCAAAGCCATCCGCTTGTGTTTGCCGGCGTGTTCCTGGCTGGGTCGATCCAGCACCAGCAGCGCGGCTCCCGCAACACCCGCCGCCAGACCCGAGAACATGGTCACCGTGGAGACGAGCGCCAGGGACTTGCCCCTGTCGATATCGCTTTGAAAACGCTCCGGGCACACTCCCGCCGGGCAGCTCTCTTCCAGCGTACCGTGCTTGCCGTGGGCAACGAGCCCGGTGACGAGCGATGCCGCCAGCAATGCGCCGCCTCCTATCGCGAGCGCTAGACCGGGAACCGACAGGCCGGCGCGGGCCGGGGGTCCGCTCGGGTCGCCTGGCGGAAAGAGCGTTCCCTCGGCGGGCGCAGCGGGCGGGGGCGCCGTGGCCGTCCGAGCGGGGTGCGCCAGGGTTGGCGGTCGGGTAGCCGGCTGCGGCGCGGTTGCGGGCTGCGGCTGGGCGGCGGGCTGCGGCTGGGCGGCGGGCTGCGGCGCGGTTGCGGCAGGCCGCCAGGCTGCGCTCGAACCAGGGGGCGCCGCAGGCACCGGGACCGGCGGCGCATTCCTCGGGCCGGCAATCGGGGCTGGAGCTGGCGGGGCTGCGCCGGGCGCGGGTTGCTCGGGGCGAAGCTTCGCCTTGAGCGCCTTGAGCCGCGACACACGCTGTTCGAGGCTGCGGCGTTGGTCAGAGCTCGGCTCCACCGCCAAGAAGCGTTGGATCGCGTTGATGGCATCGTCGAAGCGCAGCGCTCTCTCGTAGGCCATGGATAGGTTGATCAGGAGCAGGGCGCGTTTGGACAGCGCGTAGGCTTGGGCGAACTCGTTCGCGGCCTGCTCGTAGTGAGCCTGTTCGTAGTACGAGCGGCCGGCTTCGAAGTGCAGCCGTGCGCGCTCGTCGTCGGTCTTTTGCGCGACGACCGGCGCAGCGACCCATAGACTGCCCAGCGTGAGCAACGCGGCTCCCCAAGGCTTTGTCATCGTTGGGTTCTCCTGACACCAGTCTAACGAGGCTGGGGACATTTACTAGACTGAAAGCACGCGTCGCGTATTCTCAGGACCCAACGCGCGTCCAGTCAACCGACTCTTGTCGCATTTCCTAGAGCGCCGACCGGTTTGAAATACGTGGTGGAGTCCAAGCATTTCGTTTCGGACCCGAGCGCCCCCGTACCCCGCAGCCCTGGAACGAGGCGTGGCAGCGCTACGCCGCAGTGGGGAGCGAGGAGGTAAGCCGGGGATGGGACGAGAGGTAAGCCGGGGATGGGAAGAAAGGCGTAGGATTGTATAGGATTCAAACCGGCTGGCGCTCCAGGGAACGGCATGCTGGCAGGTAGATGGGCGCTTGTCCTGGGTGTCGGGCTCGCCGGGTGTTTTGCTTCGTCCGGCAGGGCCAGCGAGCCAAAGCGCCACTCCCACCAGGGTCGGGCGCAAGGGTTTGCCGCCGTCGTTGACGAGAATCCTCTCGAGCTGGCGCGGCGGGTCGACGTGCTGGGAGACCGCGCCGTGCTGAACGCCCTGGCCCTCGATGCAAATGCTCCCGAGCGTCTGGCAGCGATACGCGCCGCGGCCTGGATGCGTGCGCCCGAGTGGGCGCTCGAGCCCCTGGTGGTCATGCTGCGCGGGCGGGATGCCGAGGTGGCCACTGCTGCGGCGCGGGCGCTGCAGCGGATCGCGTCACGCATCGACGCTGACACACTCGCCATGCGCGAAGTGATGCCGAGCGATCTCGCGCCGGTGCGTGCTCAACTGGCCATGGCCCTCGGTGACGCTTTGCTTGCTCCCGACCTCGCGCTCGTGGCCGCCTTGATCGACCAGCATCTGAAGCACCTGGGGGTCCCCTCGGGCTAGCCCGGTCGCCACCAGGGCAGTCCGGGCTCGTCGAGGGCACCCGAGGGCTTGGGCGGGGCGAGAGCCTGATTGACGAGCGCGTCGGCGTAACCGAGCCACCCGCGCGGCAGCTGACCCGAGGCGGCGAGTCCGCATGAAGTCATCAACTGGACGATGTGGCGTCCGTGCTTGGTCGCATGCCAGGCTTCGTACGTAGCGGACGTTTCGTCGTTGCCACGGCCGTACACCCGGAAGTGGTCTGCGCGCGTGCTCGGATTGGTCTGCACCTCGAAACGCAGCTCAGCACAGCCTCGCAGCAGCGGGATCCTGCAGCCTCCCCACATCAGCTGCTGAAACGCCCTGTAGGCCGGCTCGGATAGTTGCTCGAGCACGCCGCCCATGGCCCGGAAGAAGGCATCCAGGGGGTGGCGGTAGGCCAGCCCAGCCAGGGCCGGGATGACCGCGGGATCCACTGCGTTCATCGTGAGCCGGTAGGCCCGAAATACTCGGGTTTGCAGGACTTTGTTCGCTGGATCTTCCGACGCTGGGTCCATTGCGTGCTCGCGAGCGAGCGCTTCGGATAGAGCTCGGGTCCGCCACGTCACATGGTCCCGAATCACACTCAGGAAGTGGTTGGCCACCACGCCCGTGGGGTCCGTCGAGGCGACCAGGTCCGACCCGAGGTCCGGTACGGCGCCATCGACTGCATCCGGATTCGTAGGTCTCGTCATGGCACCCAAGAGCTCGCTAGAAAGCCGCCGAACCGGGCGTGCGTGGAAACGGAATCACATCCCGGATGTTGTCCATGCCGCTAAGGTAGAGCAGAGCCCGCTCCAGCCCCAACCCGAAACCCGCGTGGGGCACGGTACCGTAACGACGCAGGTCACGGTACCAGGCGTAATCCTCTGCATCCAGGCCGAGCTCCGCCATGCGGGTGTCCAGCTCCTCGAGGCGCTCCTCGCGCTGGCTTCCGCCGATGATCTCTCCGATTCCAGGCACCAATACGTCCATGGCGGCCAGGGTCTTGCCGTCATCGTTGACGCGCATGTAGAACGGCTTGATTTCGCGGGGGTAGTTCATGACTACCAGCGGCCGCTTGACCACCTGTTCGGTGAGGTAGCGTTCGTGCTCCGACTGCAGGTTGACGCCCCAAGCGACCGGAAAGGTGAACTGGCGCGGTGCCCTCTCTAACAGGTGGATGGCTTCCGTATAGTCCATGCGGACGAAGGGCTGCTCTACGACTTGCTCGAGCCTGTCGATGCTGTGCTTATCGAAGTGCTTCGCGAAGAACCGCATGTCTTCGTCGCATCGATCGAGTGCCTCGCGAAAGACATACTTGAGGAAGGCCTCCGCCCAGTCCGCGTTCTGATGCAGATCGCAGAAGGCGATCTCGGGCTCGATCATCCAGAATTCCGCCAGGTGTCTGGAAGTGTTGGAGTTTTCCGCGCGGAAGGTCGGCCCGAAGCTATAGACGCGCCCCATCCCTTGGCAGTAAGCCTCCAAGCCGAGCTGACCGGACACGGTCAGAAACGCCTTGCGATGGAAGAAATCGTGCCTGAAGTCCACCTTGCCCTGCGAGTCCCGGGCGGCTGTGTCCGGGTCTAGGGTCGTCACCGTAAAGGCCTCGCCCGCGCCTTCGCAGTCACTGGTCGTGATGATAGGCGTGTTGACCCACACAAAGTGGTTTTTGCAGAAGAAGCGGTGAACCGCTTGGGTCAGCTCGTGGCGCAGCCGCGCGATCGCAGCAAAGGTGTTGGTGCGCGGCCGCAGGTGAGCGATCTGGCGCAGGTACTCCATGGAGTGGCGTTTTGGGGCGACGGGGTAGGTGTCGGGATGGTCCACCCAACCCACCACTTCCACGCGATGGGCGAGCACCTCGGTCTGCTGGCCCTTGCCCTGCGATAGCTGGTGCGTGCCCACGATGCGCACTGCGCAGCCGCTGCTCAGACATGCGACGCTGGAATCGAAATTGGGTAGCT
This genomic window from Pseudomonadota bacterium contains:
- a CDS encoding tetratricopeptide repeat protein, whose amino-acid sequence is MTKPWGAALLTLGSLWVAAPVVAQKTDDERARLHFEAGRSYYEQAHYEQAANEFAQAYALSKRALLLINLSMAYERALRFDDAINAIQRFLAVEPSSDQRRSLEQRVSRLKALKAKLRPEQPAPGAAPPAPAPIAGPRNAPPVPVPAAPPGSSAAWRPAATAPQPAAQPQPAAQPQPATAPQPATRPPTLAHPARTATAPPPAAPAEGTLFPPGDPSGPPARAGLSVPGLALAIGGGALLAASLVTGLVAHGKHGTLEESCPAGVCPERFQSDIDRGKSLALVSTVTMFSGLAAGVAGAALLVLDRPSQEHAGKHKRMALVPASGGLVGASLRVTF
- a CDS encoding HEAT repeat domain-containing protein; translation: MARGMDEHATHKVRDPTPWGHEVERWLRSAATVLACTLALAAMWQSRSASAQPAAKMAPVSFDEAAAMLHASDPETVQAGIETLGVMGSRAAVAPLSARIRDGLPASLLAIAVDTLMVLGRPQAGPVLFELTRHRRPEIREKALVAIGTCRPRGAAEKVARALTDPDGAVRAAAAQTLAELGARDSIEALFLAFDRGVVGSETALGKLLGPGEVRRLLGYLGKAPLNLVGPAVMKLLERQDMPQAKKLEIISALQELRTPQARSYLETFAASPGSRKGSLRKAALRAAQQIAP
- the asnS gene encoding asparagine--tRNA ligase — translated: MQQVRLADLARGKIAVGEVVCIQGWVRTKRESKAGVAFVHVFDGSWVDAYQVVVSRELPNFDSSVACLSSGCAVRIVGTHQLSQGKGQQTEVLAHRVEVVGWVDHPDTYPVAPKRHSMEYLRQIAHLRPRTNTFAAIARLRHELTQAVHRFFCKNHFVWVNTPIITTSDCEGAGEAFTVTTLDPDTAARDSQGKVDFRHDFFHRKAFLTVSGQLGLEAYCQGMGRVYSFGPTFRAENSNTSRHLAEFWMIEPEIAFCDLHQNADWAEAFLKYVFREALDRCDEDMRFFAKHFDKHSIDRLEQVVEQPFVRMDYTEAIHLLERAPRQFTFPVAWGVNLQSEHERYLTEQVVKRPLVVMNYPREIKPFYMRVNDDGKTLAAMDVLVPGIGEIIGGSQREERLEELDTRMAELGLDAEDYAWYRDLRRYGTVPHAGFGLGLERALLYLSGMDNIRDVIPFPRTPGSAAF